The sequence AGAAGCCACTTGGTGCCCACTCCCCAAccacctttttcttcctccttgccCTTAGCTCAGCCTGGCTCTTACTTCAGGGATCAAAACTATTGCATTTTCTGGGTTCTCCCTGCCCTGTCACCTGGCTATGCTTCTATGAGGATTTTGGTGCCTGGAGCTTGGCATGCTATTCATGTGGGCATCTCATCCCTCCCTGGCCATATTGTGAGGCCTGTCTCCCTTGAGAGGTGGACCTCTCTGCTTTActgcttctgccttcctttctagGAGGTAGTGCGGAAGGTGGAGAGCACCAAGACAGACAGTCGGGACAAGCCCCTGAAGGATGTGACAATCGCAGACTGTGGCAAGATCGAGGTGGAGAAGCCCTTTGCCATCGCCAAGGAGTAGGGACCCAGGGACTTCTTCCCTTTGAGCCACCATCTGTGCGGCCTTGTTGCCctccagggagggggtggggtgggtgggtaaaGATGGCCCGCCACACGGCTCCATGCTGCACTGGCCCTAGTGCTGGCATCTGACGGAGTGGACCCCTCACCTCACATTCCATAGGCCTCCAGGCCCGGTTTTGTAACAAACTCCTATCCATGCtgaccaataaaaaaaaaaagggtggtttgttttttttttaaaccagtgtgGGCTGAGTTCTTGGGCCTCTAACACCTGCTTAAGTCTCTGTCCCAGCATGTCTGGGACTCTTGGGGCAGGGGGTGCCTGTCCCCATCTGAGGTTCTGGTCTGACCCCTTTCTCTAGACACTGCCTACAAAATTTCAAGCAGGAGATTTTACTCCTCATTTCTAACCTTTGCCACTACTGTGCCTCAACCTTTGCTTGTCTCCTGCCCCTTTCTGGGGTAGGTGAAGAAATACACCAGTCTCTTTTCAAAGCCTACCTCTAAATTGGACTTCTCCCTTTATTCCTTATCCCCTGTTGTCCCTGCCCTGGCATCTGGGGTGGTTAAATCCTGGGTCCAGGCCAAGGGTGACCCAGCCTCTGAGAAGGGGGCTCATACACTGGGGCACATGCCTGTCTTGGCAGGTGGCCCACAGACCTCTGGGCTGGTCAGGGCATCGGTGGCAAAGGAGCAGGGTGACAGGGAGCCTCAGACTGGGCTTTAGCGGAGCTGGTGCTGAAGCCATAGAGGCCCTGGAGCACGCCATTCACCACCATGTTGGACAGAGGCTCTGTgggacagaaggaagaagggaggaaggggtagGAGACCACAGAGAAATTGATGTAGAGCAGGCCCAGCCTCAGACCTGCAGCTCCTAGAGCACCTGCGCCCATAGGCTCAGCCCCCTCCTCAAGAGGAGGAGTCCCCACCAAGGCCAGAGGTAACAACAGTTGGCCACCCCAAATGGGGCCTTGGCGTTCCTGGCTCACATCCTGTTCATAAGAGCTTGGTAAAGCCAAGCAGGTGAAGAATGGAGACCAGGAGAGCCAAGTTTATTTACCATGTCTGCCTCCTGAaggagaatacaaagcaggctatAGGAGCAACAGGATAGGAGTTGCCCCAAAGGAGGGCATTAGGAGGGAGATATTGCCTGGGGGTCCTGAGCTGAAAAATGGCAAGTTCGCCCCTGACTCCCACCCTGCTACCTAGGCCCTAAATACAGATTATACGTCagagcccatccccccacccctcacctgggGATGGAATGCAAACGTAGGGATCCATGCAGAAGCTGATGACAGGCCGGTGGTGGAGCTGAGAGCTGGGGGGATAGGGGAGGAGAGTCATAACAGTGGAAGGAGAGGCGAGGCAGGGGCAGGGTCTCCTATCAGGTGGAGACTAGGGATTAAGATCACCAAGCACTCAAAAAGGGAAGGTGAGTGAGAAGTGGTCTCAGGAGGCACCAGCAGAGATACCTGGACTGCTGGGAGAGACCAGACACCAGCAGGCACAAGGCCACTAGGGGGCAGCCTGAGTCGGGCGGggaattgggggcggggggggtggggcttCCACTTGCCTGCTGTTCTTGGGCAGGAACTCCCCCAAGGCGCTGAAAAGAGGAGACCCGCTGTGAGCGGCTGTCAGGCTAGGAGTTGGGGGGAGGCACGCGCGCGTGAGGAAGGGGTGGAGACACGCAAGCCCAGCACCACACCTCCCAAGGGACCACTACTTCTATTTGTAACAAGCTCAGTTCCGGAGGTAGCTGGGGTAAACCAAGACGGTCCAGAAAACAGTCCCTCTGCCCAGAGCAAGAAAGCTAATGAGGGAGGCCATATCTCAAGGAAGAATCAGGCCTTTGCCTCCAAAACCTTGCCTCAGCTGCTTACTTCAGGGAGCCCCTGTCCCCTCAACACTAgggcccctctctcctgcctggcCATGGCCCCTAGAGGTGCTCACCCCCAGTTGCTGGCCTTAGGGTCTGTGGAGAAGTGCCGAAGGCTCAGGAATTCCAGTAATTCCTTGGGCACATCCTGGTTCAGGTACAGGACACCCTGgggaggagaacagaggaaaCCTATAATCAGACCCAGCTATTTAACATAGAGCCCAGTGCAAAATGGAAACGATGGGGGCCTTCCCAAATGACTAAGCCAGAGCCGAGCATTAAACCAAGTTTGGGCCCTTCTGAGCCCTGGGCCCTGAGTAACTACATGGGTCGTATGCCCAGGAAGCCAACCTGGCCTATAATCTGGCATCACCGTGTGGGGAAGAGGGGGGTCTCCACCCAAATCCTCATCACTGAGGGTAGCACACACTCTCACCCTGGAGGGAAGAGAGCTAGCTTTCAGTGAACTGAAACCACCGGCCTCCGTGTTACCTTATTCCCTTCTATCAGTACTGAAAGGGCTGTTTGGACCCATTACTGTTCAGAAAATTGAGGCTTGGGGTAGTAAATAACATGCTTAAGATGTGCGTCTCCTTCATTCCGTGCCCCCGCACCTCTCCCTCTGGGTCACACCTCTGCTCCAGCAGGCTGGGGGGCAGCAGAGTGAACCCCATGCACACCTGGATATAGGCCTCCAAGCCCTGCCGCCGCTGCTCCAGTCCTCTGGTCCTCCAGTTGGGCAGGCGTTTTGAGGGGAAGTCGGGCACTTTGTACAGTTTCTTGATCTGCCAGGAGGTTACCGCGGTGCCATCAAAGCATCCTGACTGAGCCCTCAAGCTCACTTCGGCCTAGCCAAGAGTCTCTCCCAGGCCTCCCGGCCCCCACCTCCAAGACCCTAATGAGTGATGGTTGGGACAGGGTGGAGAGAGGCCCCggcaccctcctcccccaaactccCGAGGTCTGGCCGGCCACACGTTGGCACCCATAGTACAGGCTGCACCCTGCCCCTTTGCGCCCACCCCGCAGCCCGCAGGGAGGTCTGTGCCCAGGACAGGGACTGGGGCGGTAACGGGGGTGGCAGAGACTGGGGCCGCAGTTCGTCTCCCAGGAGGTGGGCAGGAACCAGGCCGAGGTCGGTGAGTCGGCGGCTGAGCCTCACCCTCTTGTGCAGCGCGTGGAACTCGCTGTAGCGCCTCTGCACGATGTGCCTGCGCCCGCGGCACAATACTTCCACTCGGAACACCTGGCGGGCGCGGGCGAGCGGCCAGGTGCGCGTGAGGCCCCGCAGAAGGGCTCAGCAGGACCCGCGCCCGCAACACGCCCACCCTCCCTCACGAAGCGGCCTAGGAACCCCGCCACTCTCCGGAGACCCTCCCACGCTCCTCACACGTTTAGGAGAGGGGGAGGACAGAGCCTCCCCTCAGTTCCCTGCAGTCCCTGGTGAACCTGGACCGCCGTCCACGGAGCTGGCACATCCAAGCGGCCCGAGACCCTCGGCAGGCCGTCTTCTGACGGCCTGACCTGCCGCGCTCAGACGCCCCGGCCCAGGCGCGGGGTCCCCACTACATTCGGCGCGGGGGAGTCCGGCGGGTCCCCGCGTACCTTCCCATCCATTGCCCCCCGCTCACCATGTGGCCTTTCTCTGGGCTTTGCCTGGGATCCTCGGCCTCAGGGCCCACAGACGGGATGTGAACTTCCAGCATCCGCGCTACGGCTCGAGCCCCTCCGAGCGCAACGCTCGGAGCGCGAACTCTCCGGGCGTAGATCACGGACCCCGGCGGGCCCGGCCCCTCCTCCTCGGGCTCGCAGGCCCCGCCCCAAGCTGGCCCCGCCCCGGGCGTTCCCTCGCGCCGCCGAGTCCTGCGAGGGGCTGATTAGGCAGCGCGGGGGGAGGTGGGACCCGATACCGCCCCTCGAGCCTAGTGGGCCGCAGGTGGGGACCCTTCAGCGGCGGAGAGCCAGCCGTTTGTCAACATTTTCTGAGTGCCCGCTAACAGCCGTAGACGAGCCAAAATTTCACCTACTTTTTATTGAGCGCCTAGTAAGGACTAGAGCCTGTGGGCGCTCGGCAGGAAGGGACGCGGCGCCCAGACCTAGGCGCCGACCTTGGGGGCCAATCAAGGATGTTCTTTGAGATCCTCACACCCTTCCCCTAGACCAGGCTGCCCCCCATCTCCTTTCCTCCACCTTTCACCTGGACCCTGGGAGCGCGGCCACGCCTGGGGAGGGCTTGGGCCAATTTCTCTTTGATGTCCACCTCTCCCACCATCCACAAGCcccttcatttcattcattcatgcatgcattcattcattcattcattcatctttcagCCCCAACCTTCTTCAGATCCAGTTTGCCTGGATGAAGCAGTTTAGGGACCTGAGCTCTGCTTTGAGGGTCAGATAGTTTGGATTTCCTGAACTGTGTAGACctgttctcatctgcaaaattgaATAATATGCCTAAGGAGGGTGTATGGAAATGGAGATGATCCCTGTTAAGCCCTCAGCATAGCAGGTGCTGAGAAACTGGCAGCTTGAGGGCTTGTCCTAGAGGCAGAGGTGGGTGGTGTGTGTACAGGGCAATAAATGGGGAAGAGGGACTGTGGGAGATGGCACTAGGCTGCTACTGCCCACCCCTCTGGGCAGGGCCTTCCTGGGTATGTGGCAGGATTTAATCCAGAACTCTCTGACCCCTTGGGCTAGAAAGGGCCTCTGCTCCCCTACTAAGCCCCCCTACACTTCAGCCATAAGAGATCTGTCCCATTCAACAGAGTCCTCAACTCCCCTGACTTCCCCCAACAAAGGCCCGAGCAgacagtggagggagggagggctggagtCCTcaaggtgggaaggaggaaacagagcACCTGTCTTAGGGGTAGAGGCTGGCAGTTGGGGGATCactgactccctccctcccctgctagtgcagAGGTGCTTCTGAGCTCGAGCAGaatctctccccaacccccacccagtTCTGCCCCTAGAGAGAAGCTGAGAGGGTGACCCCAAAGAGGGCAAGCAGGTCTCACCAATATTATGCCCCACGCTTTCTTCCCCCAAGTTCCATCTCACAAAAGCCCCAGAATCAGGAAGGTGAAACTTCCCAGAAGGGAAACCACCCACTGTGAACAGAAGTGCTGAGATTTCATTTCCTTGTACTTTGGAGCCCCCACACTCAAAGACCCTGTTCTCCTTGTCTACTGACCAGGGGGTCCTCTCCCAGGACCTCAGACCTCTAAGCTTCTCGGTCACCTGTCCTAATGACTGCCCTACCATCTAGAAAACTGCTACATCTCTTAATCGATCTCCCTGCTTttccttgcctccttctctcACACAAGGTCCATTGTCTACCTAGCAGCACAAACCACCATCAAAGCAACTGCTTCAAACCTTATGAAGGCTTCTTTCGTGTTGTACTTTGAACAAAACATCCCCTCCCTACCACAATCTACAGAGCTCTAAGTGACCTAGCCCAGCCTTCACCTCTCAtctcatttcctctcctttcccttcgtGTACCAGGCCCCAGCCACAGTGACCTTCCAGTTCTTCAAACACAACTTGCTCTTTCCTGCCTTAGGGCCTTTGTGCCTGCTGTGACTCCTCACCTGGTGGGTTTAGCCTAGAACTTCCAGCTCTTGGCCTAAAACTCACCTCTTCAAAGAGACCTTCCTTCCTGTCCACTTACCCTATCATATCACCCTGTCTCTGCACTTATTCCAATACGTAGttactgtttgtttattgtgGGTCTCCCTGGTTTTCCCGACActgccccaggctctgagggTCATCAGGCCAGTGTCTTGTCAGTGGTTGCTGCCCTGGCACCAAGAATGTAAGAGACGCTCAAACATTTGTTGGTTGAAAGCCTTTCTGACTGAATGGGGGGAGGAGATGTTgggaagaggctggggagaggagggaaggcctgggagagaggcagggagggaggagttaAAGGAATAACAACAGGAATCCTCTGCCCACCTTCAGAGCCGGACACCTCGCGACGTCGACCCATTGCAGATTGTTGAACACACCTTGTTTATATGCTTAGTTTTCAGGTGTTCCTGAGACGTCTCAAATTAATGGATTCCCAGCACCAGTTATACAGGGAGATTTGATGCACCTGACTTATAAAACATCTGGTAGGAAACCTGCAGCTCCTGATTCTTCAGTGTTCCGTGGCCATGAGTGAAGatccaaatgaagaaaaaacaagatcCTTGGCTTGCAGACATTTGGGGGTGTCTTTGGGGAGATAAAACAAGCTATGGAGAATATTTTCCTGTAAAGGGGAATACGTGACATAATGTAAACTCCAAAGCACTTGTTATAATCGAAGGAAAACTTATTTTCTGTATGCTGTAAGCACTGGCCCACTCAGTCTATGAACACTGAGCTGAGTCCCACCCACTATATGACAGGTGTGTAGACCCTCAAAGTGACTTGTTTTTAGAATGAGGTTTAGTGTGCAAgcctctgtcttttctccatcaCTCTCTAACACATGACTTTAATTTCCAAGTTTCTAAGGGAAGGGGGCTTAAAAGTACTGGTCGGTCACACACCAACTTGGCCAAAGTATTTCCAGATCAGATTATAGAGGGGTGGTTCTCCAACCTCCGCAGGCATCATCATCACCTACAAGTCCTGTTAAATCTCAAATAGGGCTCTGAGCCCAGTTTCCTGAGTGCTTGGGCCTGGCGTGGAGCCTCATCCTGTGCGGGTTTTCACAACTTCCCCTGTACCAGTGCTGCTCCGGGTTGGGGACCACGTTGTAGACACCAGTCTCTTGACTCCCACGCCAGCTCTTGGAGATGAGGATGGTGGCCAAGCAAGGGCTTGGTGCAAGGTGGCCAAAAGGGCAGCAAGGGCTGGGGGCAAAGGTGTCCCCTCTTGGGCTCGATCTGGTGAGCCTctctgggtgggggcggggcaggtgggACGGACCACAGCTCCCACGGTGGCTGGGCCCTGGCCCTCAGGACCCCTCCGCACAGGCACGCAAAGCCGCGTTCACTAGGCAGGCTGGACGCTGCTCAGGAGGTGGTTAACCCGTTTAAGAGACAAACAGCTCCTGGGCTTGTGGGCGCCGCCGAGGCACAGAAGCTGGATTCTTCCTGCCGGACTCGACCTGGCCTGGCCGGCAGCGGTGGGAGGAGGCAGACTAGACCGAGGGGGACCCAACAACCTAGCCCTGCCAGAGCAAGGTCGCCAGGATGGCGTCACCCAGAGGCTAAGGTCACCCGGGCAAGCTCAGACAGCTCCCCGCGCTCAGGGTCCTTATCAGCAGAGCAGAGCGCTGTGTGTGGATTGAAAGATCATGCTTCCAAAGTGCatgggcctggcacacagtaaataaatgtcagctattattatttaCTGAATTAAAAGAATTTGCCCTAAGTCAAAACGGCGGGTTGTTGGCAATTATATATGGTCCAACCTAATATATTGCTGCTGATTCAACTTTAAAATAACACAACTTTACTATTCCTCTTTCAGTATCCTGAGATCGCAAGCTTAGCTTAAAAAACGAACTATTTTAACTACTAACTCTGTGATCAGAATTTTCCTGATCTTGTCAATATTGTGCAACCAAAAAAAAGGTAGAATCAACTGGAAGCAGAATTTGGTGTAAATTAGCAACTATCCTGTTCATCCTAACAGCCTCTGACTTCTTACTGATTGCCTTTTTAATGAGTACATCTtatcaattttaaataataaaataagatgaaataccggggcacctaggtggctcagtcggttaagcatccccctcttgatttcagtgcaggtcatgatctcatgcttcatgagtttgagccccatgtggtcgggttctgcactgacactgcttggaattctctctctctttctctgtgcctctccctaactcatgctcactctctctcaaaattaaataaataaataaataaataaataaataaataaataaataaatgttaaaaaaacacaacacagtaCCTTTATGTTGAATACTGAACTTTGGTGTAGATGTCTGAGAAAATAGTTCTTCTAAAACATCTTAAATTATTGAGAAGTCTaaactcttcattttatagatgaggaaactgaggtgtgaGGAAGGAGAAGTGAGCCTCCGGGGGAAGGTTGTGTTAGGAAGACACATTTGACAAACAGGTCCCGCCAGAGCCCCAAACGCAAAGTTTGGCTCAGGGTAGGCTGGTAACCAGCTTCTCAGGGGACATACAGGCTCTAGCCCTGGGGCTCCAGCCAGCAGTGTCCCCCCTTCCAGATGACAAGGACAGCTCAGTTGCTTCAGACATGACCCAGGGATGGAGCAAAGGGAGCTGGCAGAGGCCACCCCAGCCACCTGCCATCCAAGGCTGCACAGCTTCCCAAGGAGATTTTTTTCTGGTGCTACAGCAACTCCCAACACCCCTAGAATGACTATGTCAGGGAACCAACCACTCGGCCCCCCTCATGTGCCCAGCACTGAGGTTCAAGGAACAAAGATGTGCTCAGGAACCCTCAGGTCACGGGGGTTTACTGTGAAGAGTTGTGAGACCAAGAACTGAGGCCAAGTGGAAAGCCAGGCCAGAGGCCGGGAGGGGCCGCAACCCCAGGCCCTGAGGTCTGGAACTGAGACGCTCCCACCTCCCATTCTAGCTCTGGGTTCTGTCTCAGGTCTCTCAGCAAGTGGAGGTTTTAGTCTCTGCCGCCAAAGGTTCCCAGGTACTCACCCAAGCTGCTCCTGTCTTCCAGATTCTGCTCCTGCTCCCCAACTGGGCCACACACTGTGCCTGTCTGGGAAGAGAGGATCTCACAGGGGTCAGAGAAGCTCACAAGCCTATGAGGCCAGGTGGGTGACATGTCCTTAACAGGTCTCTTGTGTGAATTTATTCAAGTCTTTAAGAAAACAACTTAGTGGGTTAATATCTAGGTTCCTCTTGTCCATCCCTGTCTAGAATGTGTGAGACATGGGGTGGCAGACAAGCTGAGTCAAGCAGATTGGGTTCAAGTTTTAACCTCAGAGCTctcgcggggcggcggggggggtgcggggggtgaccttgggcaaattgcttaatTTCTCAAAGCCTCAGTCTTTTACTACCTGGAAGTTCTCTGGTGCCAGATATGTTTCAGAGCCCAgaggcacagagtaggtgtttAACACATGACAGCCCTTATCCTTAGGCCCCTCGGTGGGAAGGGGTTATCCTGCCCCCACACTTGTTCCACCTGCCAGGTGCCTTATTATTTCTGGTGAGGCTGTGGGGAGACCTGCTGGTTGGGCCCCTGTGGTCATCACTGCTGCCACTCAAAatggaagaggaagctgagagctCTGAAGCTAGGAGGGGGGCAGTGATTTGGAAACAATGGTCACATCCCTTTAGGGAAAGGTCCTAACTCAGATTGAATggtttttctgtgatttttctggACCAAAAATGCATCCTATGGAGGCTGTGCAGCTGGCTCCCTGGGACCAGCCTTGGGGGTGAGTGGTGTTTTCTGCCCCAGAGGTTTGGCCATCATAGCCAGAGGAGCATTTCCACAACCAACGAGGGCAAAGGGGAGGAATCTTGGCTGAGGCAAGCCTTGGGGCAGGTGGCTATCACCTCCCAGCCTGCAGGCCTCCCGTGGAAGATGGAGCACCATTCCTGCCAACCACAGCACGGACTACCAAACCCCAGATCAAGCCTGATTTCTGAATGTCTTCAAAACCCCCAAGATCTGGGCCCACAGGCTCCTAAAACAATAATCACCAGAGCTGAATGGCAGCCATTGCCCCCTTAGGCTGCCTTTGTGGGTGGAAGGGAGCATGGAGATAGGTAGGAACAATACAGTCCATGATCTTAAGGAGTTCAGAACCCCAGAGGCTAATGAGATCATCTCAGAGTTAACAATGCACACAGGGTGAGAAAGACCAGAGGTTTAAGAGGATGACAGAGCGACAGAGGAGGTGGTCTCCCGTTCCAGTCTGGGGGTAGAATGGAAAGTGCATCAAAGAAAGCTTCCCAGAGAAGGTACATAGAGAGTAGGCCTCAAAGGAtgcactgcattttttttcccataatgaaaacactttatttaatttttatgatcataaaaatacatagaaattccAAGCAACataaaatactgtgaaaattttaaataatgcagaATTCCATCCTGCTAGGGCAACCATAGTTAACAATTCAATCAACATTCGTtccatatatatagttttatataaactTACACCACACTATACATGTAATTCTATAGcctacttttttcacttaaaaacgTTTTCCTGGTCAATGAATATAGCTATGTATCATCTCCAATGACTGTACACCCAATCGTATTATGTACCATAATTCACTTAATCCCTTCCTGCTGTACAGAGATTGATTTCAATTTTTACAACTGTACACCTTGCTAAGATGGGCCCCTTTGCACAGTCTTCTTCATGGACTTGGTTTCTAGACGTGTCTACGGGAATCCCCCGTGAATGTTCTGACACGTTTACCAGTGCTTTCCATCTCCATCTACTTCCACTCCCATTCAGACAGGTGTAATTCTGAGACTGAAGAGAGGGATGGGAACCGAGACAGGGCATGTCAGGTACAAAGCCCACCATTAACAAAAGGCTCCTTAGGCCTGGGCCGCACAGAACTGAGGAAGCAAAGAGCATGAGCATGTTTGGGGGCAGTTTCTGTCAGGGGTCGGGCGTTGTTGTGAAGCGCTAGGACATAAACAGGAAAGCGAGCGGGAATCCTCTCAGAGAACACTGGGAGTGCCAGGTGGCAGAACCTGCAGTTGGAGATCATTCAACCTTGATCTATCTGGCGCCTATTTTGAGACCAAATCTTTCCTGGGGACCATGGAGTGACAAAGACGTACCACTTCGGAGAGTTGACTGTTTGGCAGAGAGCGCCAAAATCAACCACACATCTCGTGCCACAAGACGTTGGCAGATGACGTACACACCCTTCCCATGGCCAGTAGACACGGATGAGTGGTTCTCACCCATTTCTAACTCTCAGCTCGGGCCCGACTCTCCCCAGTCGTGGAGCGTCTCTCCACAAGACACTTAGCCAGTGTCTCCAAAGACAGGGCATTCAGTTCAGGTGCATGACAATTGCAGCAAAGGTCTGTTCTTCTTTGCTCCAGGAGGGATCACCATcatcttcccctttcctcctgctCCCCTAGGCTGCTGTGGAGAAAATTCCACCACTTTGGGACCTGATGTCCCTCAAAATCCATGGTTTCCACTCCCATTTGGGCCGTAACCATGCTCAGCAACGGACCCTCCTCCATCACCATGCTCTCTCTTCAATCACTTCCTGGTCCCATCCTTAGCAGATTTCATTATCATCTCTTGGTTTTAAACTTTAAGCTGCAAaggtattctttattttctttatggttcCCAGCTATAGGTGCACTCAGAATGAAAGTCTTCTGGAAAGAGTTCAAAGTTACAAATACCTATGCGTAAGTGACACTTTCTATCATTCCCACTTCTCATTTAATCTGTCACTGAGTACTCATATTGAATGCTGGGGTCCCTCTAGCTCAAAGTTTCATGCTCTAGACTCTGAAGCCCAGAgattctttggggaaataatgCATGGGGAAGTAGGGAAGTACAGACTCGTCTCCACACCTCTTCTCTAAACCACTTGACTCAAAATAGGAAAACCAGGTATCTCTATTTGAAAACACTTTAATTACCAAGCAGGAGACCTAtattctctgccccaccctgtcTTCCTTCCCCACGCCTCCTTGCTTGGCAGTGAGGCTCCCTGCTCTGTGCATTTGTCCCCAGACACAGCTCTGATAGcgattccctttctctcctctgaaTTTTATTAAGATGCCAAGTCTGACCCacctttaaataaaacaaagcctcCTTTCACTAGGTTTCTCTCCCACCTCTCAGCATGGGCCTCCCTTCCCATTCAGAGGAGCCTCTTATGCTACATGACACAGGCAGCACTGACGGCTTCTGCTCCCATCTGCTCCAAACCTACTTGGCCTTGTGTTGCCTGTGTCATTAAGGGCTCCCTTCACTGTCTATCCTTCCGCCACCGCACCCTCCCAGGGGGAAGCATGAACGTAGTCCCCCACTACCACAAATTATGCAGTCGAGTTCCCCACTTTTGGGGAAATCGCAGGGGTCAGCACATCCAGAGTGCAATGGATAAGCCTCGCCCTGGGGGAAACCACCTTCATGATCATGGTATATTCCCTGCTAAGTACTCTTCACTGTCTATCCCGAAATTCCAGCCAGAAACCTGCAAGTCAGGCTAGCTCATCCCTCAGGCCTCTCTCAGATCAGTGACCAGGTGTCCAGTGGTTCCACGTCCACCTTCTGAGCCTCTCCAAGAGACCATCCCTTCTGTCCTCCTCAGCAATCTGGCTGGCTGGGATGAACATGGCTGCTCTCCTTGCCTCCAGTCTGATGCGTCTAAATCACAAATGTGAACATGTTATTCCCTGCTTGAGTCCCTTCAGTGGGTCCCCACCCTTCTGGGCAATTGTGCCAAGTGCTTCACAAGTTGTATCAAGCAGTGTGATCTGGTTCCTGCTTGTCACTCTCTGTGGGCTGCCCAATGACTTGACCCACACCATACCAAGCCACCTACATTTCCCTAGATGCCTACCTCCCACTGTCAAGAGACAGGGAGGTAGAATGGGCCCAGCAGAAGGGGCAAATGCCTCTTCACCTTTAAGCCACAGTTCAAGCATCCTCTTCTCTACAAACGTCTTCTTCCTGAGGCCCCAGGTAGAATGACTCTATCCTTTGTACCACTGTGCAGGCCTTGGGCTCAGTACCCTTAACCTGTTTGCTTTCTCAGTTTCCATGTATGCAAGCTCTGTACAGAAATGCACAGGCCTGTCAGCCTCCAGTGCCAGATGCTAAGGAGGAAGTTCTGAAACCACAGTCCATCCCAAGGAAGTAACAGACTTGCATCAAGATGATCACAGGATGGAATACAACAAAGCAAGGATAAAGTTTTACAATTAAGTTTCTTTGGAGAAGAGTTGCAAGTatggaaaagggagaagactTAGATAAACCCAATGGGGTTAGACTGTAAGGATCTGTGTGAATTCATGCTTTCTAATATCTAATTCTTTATGtcgtctctctctcttgctactGCTATATATCTTTGTCTTTCATTACTTTCCTGCTCTGCCAAagcctagaagcaatgacactGCAGGAGCAATGAGCACGCTCAGCACGCAGATCTTGGGTTTCTATATATGT comes from Panthera tigris isolate Pti1 chromosome B3, P.tigris_Pti1_mat1.1, whole genome shotgun sequence and encodes:
- the SNX22 gene encoding sorting nexin-22 isoform X2 produces the protein MLEVHIPSVGPEAEDPRQSPEKGHMVFRVEVLCRGRRHIVQRRYSEFHALHKRIKKLYKVPDFPSKRLPNWRTRGLEQRRQGLEAYIQGVLYLNQDVPKELLEFLSLRHFSTDPKASNWGALGEFLPKNSSSQLHHRPVISFCMDPYVCIPSPEPLSNMVVNGVLQGLYGFSTSSAKAQSEAPCHPAPLPPMP
- the SNX22 gene encoding sorting nexin-22 isoform X3, which produces MLEVHIPSVGPEAEDPRQSPEKGHMIKKLYKVPDFPSKRLPNWRTRGLEQRRQGLEAYIQGVLYLNQDVPKELLEFLSLRHFSTDPKASNWGLTAAHSGSPLFSALGEFLPKNSSSQLHHRPVISFCMDPYVCIPSPEPLSNMVVNGVLQGLYGFSTSSAKAQSEAPCHPAPLPPMP
- the SNX22 gene encoding sorting nexin-22 isoform X1, producing the protein MLEVHIPSVGPEAEDPRQSPEKGHMVFRVEVLCRGRRHIVQRRYSEFHALHKRIKKLYKVPDFPSKRLPNWRTRGLEQRRQGLEAYIQGVLYLNQDVPKELLEFLSLRHFSTDPKASNWGLTAAHSGSPLFSALGEFLPKNSSSQLHHRPVISFCMDPYVCIPSPEPLSNMVVNGVLQGLYGFSTSSAKAQSEAPCHPAPLPPMP